One Coleofasciculus sp. FACHB-1120 DNA window includes the following coding sequences:
- a CDS encoding serine/threonine-protein kinase: MAWNPGQKLQNGKYTIEKVLGQGGFGIAYLVKNKKGNLLVIKTLNQFLQRQHDFGKFQQDFLNEAVRLAKFNHPHIVKIDEVIQEDGLWCIVMEYIAGESLAHRVWQKGAMPETEAFRYIQQIGDALTLVHNNGLLHRDVKPLNIMLRSCKNADVVTSEMEGVFEAVLVDFGIAREFTPDITQTQTEFCSSGFAPIEQYDWRSKRGAYTDVYSLAATLYTLLTAQVPTPSPMRAYGMELTPPKQINSLLGDRANYAIVKGMALKPEDRPQSVQEWLALLGIPARNANASPLVQLQERLREAQENKLKDSDEWRERFRKAQADRLKDHHNWRDRLRKACQK; this comes from the coding sequence ATGGCTTGGAATCCTGGGCAGAAGTTGCAAAACGGCAAGTACACCATTGAAAAAGTGCTAGGGCAGGGTGGTTTTGGAATCGCCTATTTGGTTAAAAACAAAAAAGGCAATTTGCTTGTCATCAAAACCCTCAACCAGTTTCTGCAACGCCAACACGACTTCGGAAAATTTCAGCAGGATTTCCTGAATGAAGCGGTGCGGTTAGCCAAATTCAATCATCCTCATATCGTGAAAATTGATGAGGTCATTCAAGAGGATGGGCTGTGGTGCATTGTGATGGAATATATTGCTGGAGAAAGTCTAGCCCATCGAGTTTGGCAGAAAGGGGCAATGCCCGAAACGGAGGCATTCCGCTATATTCAGCAGATAGGTGACGCCCTGACGCTGGTTCACAACAATGGTTTACTGCATCGGGATGTTAAGCCACTCAACATCATGCTGCGCTCTTGTAAAAATGCTGATGTTGTCACTTCTGAGATGGAGGGCGTCTTTGAAGCGGTGTTAGTTGACTTTGGCATTGCCCGCGAGTTTACCCCAGATATCACCCAAACGCAGACAGAATTTTGCTCTAGCGGCTTTGCACCGATTGAGCAGTATGACTGGCGCTCAAAACGTGGCGCTTACACGGATGTTTATTCTTTAGCCGCGACGCTTTATACCTTATTAACTGCCCAAGTACCTACGCCTTCACCGATGAGAGCGTATGGGATGGAACTCACACCACCCAAACAGATTAATTCGCTCCTCGGCGATCGCGCAAATTACGCGATTGTTAAAGGGATGGCTTTAAAACCCGAAGATCGCCCTCAGTCAGTGCAGGAATGGCTGGCATTGTTGGGAATCCCAGCCAGAAATGCTAATGCTAGTCCTCTTGTCCAATTGCAGGAGCGATTGCGTGAAGCCCAAGAAAATAAGTTAAAAGATAGCGATGAGTGGCGAGAGCGATTCCGGAAGGCGCAAGCAGACAGGTTAAAAGATCATCATAATTGGCGCGATCGCTTGCGGAAAGCTTGTCAAAAGTGA